A region of Moorena producens PAL-8-15-08-1 DNA encodes the following proteins:
- a CDS encoding DegT/DnrJ/EryC1/StrS family aminotransferase: MPFVAPGRTHVYYLYTVITDSVQTRQKLEDHLNSVGIETMRIYPKLIPDQPVYQNGLPHRVGRLTIAKQIVEKLLSLPVYPELEMTDLNRIVKAVQQVFCQ, encoded by the coding sequence ATTCCTTTTGTTGCTCCAGGGCGGACTCATGTTTATTATCTATACACTGTTATAACGGATTCAGTCCAGACAAGACAGAAATTAGAAGACCACTTAAATTCTGTTGGCATCGAAACTATGAGAATATATCCGAAATTGATTCCAGATCAACCTGTTTATCAAAATGGTTTACCTCATCGGGTAGGACGATTAACAATAGCAAAGCAAATCGTGGAAAAGTTATTATCTTTACCAGTCTATCCAGAATTGGAGATGACCGATCTTAACAGAATAGTTAAAGCAGTGCAGCAAGTATTTTGCCAGTAG
- a CDS encoding HesB/IscA family protein — MIKLSKAAASEIRRVQSKRQKPDAKLRLGVREGGCADFYYTIDFEQVINSEDQVYDCDGISVVVDPESLKTINGLTLDYSEDLMGGGFRFHNPNASESCGCGNSFRIDPSKAPD, encoded by the coding sequence ATGATTAAACTGAGTAAAGCTGCTGCGAGTGAGATTAGACGTGTACAGTCCAAGCGTCAAAAGCCAGATGCCAAATTACGTCTAGGTGTCCGCGAGGGTGGGTGTGCTGATTTTTACTACACTATTGACTTTGAGCAAGTGATCAATTCTGAGGATCAGGTCTATGACTGTGATGGCATCAGTGTCGTAGTAGACCCGGAAAGCCTAAAAACTATCAATGGCTTAACTCTAGATTACTCAGAAGACCTGATGGGAGGAGGGTTTCGCTTCCATAACCCTAACGCCTCAGAAAGCTGCGGCTGCGGTAATTCCTTTCGTATAGACCCATCCAAGGCTCCAGATTGA
- a CDS encoding cupin domain-containing protein, with the protein MVQSKEISQVSAITLQSSRVAEGVAATELRPWGSFTVLEEGRGYKIKRIEVKPGHRLSLQMHYHRSEHWIVVSGTAKVICGDKEEIVHQNQSTYVPQGYAHRLENPGVIPLVLIEVQNGEYLGEDDIIRFEDDYARSKPEGK; encoded by the coding sequence ATGGTTCAGTCAAAAGAAATTTCTCAAGTTTCGGCCATTACCCTACAGTCATCCCGAGTAGCTGAAGGCGTTGCCGCTACCGAACTACGACCTTGGGGGTCTTTCACTGTCTTAGAAGAAGGACGGGGATACAAAATCAAGCGCATTGAAGTCAAGCCGGGTCATCGCTTAAGTTTGCAGATGCACTACCATAGGAGCGAACACTGGATTGTTGTCAGTGGTACAGCTAAAGTTATTTGTGGCGATAAAGAAGAAATTGTTCATCAAAATCAATCAACCTATGTTCCTCAAGGCTATGCTCATCGACTAGAGAATCCTGGTGTTATTCCCCTAGTTTTAATTGAAGTCCAGAATGGAGAATACCTCGGAGAAGATGACATTATTCGCTTTGAAGATGATTATGCCCGCAGCAAACCAGAAGGCAAATAG
- the rpsL gene encoding 30S ribosomal protein S12 — MPTIQQLISNERFKAKKKTKSPALKQCPQRRGVCTRVFTTTPKKPNSALRKVARVRLTSGFEVTAYIPGIGHNLQEHSVVMIRGGRVKDLPGVRYHIIRGTLDTAGVKDRRQGRSKYGTKRPK, encoded by the coding sequence ATGCCCACCATCCAGCAGCTCATTAGTAACGAGCGCTTCAAAGCTAAGAAGAAAACTAAGTCCCCAGCGCTGAAACAATGTCCCCAGCGCCGTGGTGTTTGTACTAGGGTGTTCACAACTACACCCAAAAAACCCAACTCAGCCTTACGAAAGGTGGCAAGGGTTCGTCTGACTTCAGGATTTGAAGTAACAGCCTATATTCCCGGTATTGGTCATAACCTACAAGAACACTCCGTCGTGATGATCAGAGGCGGTCGTGTGAAGGACTTACCTGGAGTGCGATATCACATTATTCGGGGTACCCTTGATACGGCGGGAGTTAAGGATCGGCGTCAAGGTCGTTCTAAGTATGGGACAAAGCGCCCTAAGTAA
- a CDS encoding phosphodiester glycosidase family protein: MATRVTPKTRIDTTKVWTDISKLAITLLLVILFPVSVATANRRVGAIEPLILNSFKELLNKLPPAAEDTPVLVQGLSQTTQENILVLKGKKLLEELPPIADNTLEVEFFSVPPQVIRQGVQVYLNGQQIKLPWQQWLVGTSVRTGISDVGAMQTLGIEMLNSKDYTKQPIRWFSKPRSTSVVFPSQVSGAYRYLDITDFAKTAGWQLQVQGDKLYISSMPARVKTIRQGRQPWGNRIVLDLDRATFWQVNERPTEAVITVAASADPSLVKGFNALEAAKLQELEDVAPISVGAPMDKPVIRLESHQNQTRLRIDFPKGKRLRVFTLPNPFRLVIDLRPDAMVKKDILWAPGIQWRQQLISLKDTSFPVVWLEVDPKSNHLRLRPIGSNATTQVGTAPLIKAAQWWQASAAINAGFFNRNNQLPLGAIRRDSRWLSGPILNRGAIAWNDRGHVKLGRLSLSETLVTSNRKRLPVLFVNSGYVKAGIARYTRAFGPTYTPLIDHEIIVVVQNNLVTDLLPGGIAGQQAFRIPPNGYLVTLRANSTAVNDLSIGTQVRIEGSTFPADFNGYPHILGGGPLLLQDQKIVLDGKSEQFSDAFIQQSAPRSAIGSTANGTLIIAAFHHSHTRHGPTLRETAQLMQKLGAINALNLDGGSSTGLYLGGQLLDRSPYTAAPVNNGLGIFFTPVP, from the coding sequence ATGGCGACTAGAGTAACACCAAAGACCAGAATTGATACTACAAAAGTGTGGACTGATATCTCCAAGCTAGCCATTACCCTCTTGCTCGTAATTCTATTCCCAGTATCCGTAGCTACGGCAAATAGGCGAGTTGGAGCAATTGAACCCCTAATCTTAAATAGCTTTAAAGAGTTATTGAACAAGTTGCCCCCAGCAGCTGAAGATACCCCTGTCCTAGTTCAAGGTTTATCCCAAACAACCCAGGAGAACATCCTAGTTTTAAAGGGCAAGAAACTATTGGAAGAGCTACCCCCCATAGCAGATAACACCTTAGAGGTGGAGTTTTTCTCTGTCCCCCCCCAGGTGATCCGACAAGGGGTTCAAGTGTATTTAAATGGTCAACAGATCAAGTTACCTTGGCAGCAATGGCTGGTGGGAACCTCAGTGCGCACTGGCATCAGTGATGTAGGAGCGATGCAAACCTTGGGCATAGAAATGCTCAACAGTAAAGATTATACCAAGCAACCGATCCGGTGGTTTTCTAAACCCCGGAGTACATCAGTAGTTTTCCCCAGCCAAGTTAGTGGTGCTTATCGATATCTAGATATTACCGATTTTGCCAAAACAGCAGGTTGGCAGTTGCAAGTTCAGGGGGATAAGCTCTATATCTCTTCCATGCCAGCCAGGGTGAAGACTATCCGCCAGGGACGTCAGCCTTGGGGTAATCGTATTGTTCTTGATTTAGACCGCGCAACCTTCTGGCAAGTCAATGAGCGACCCACTGAAGCTGTAATTACAGTAGCTGCCTCAGCCGACCCGTCACTAGTCAAGGGTTTTAATGCTCTAGAGGCTGCCAAGCTCCAAGAGCTTGAAGATGTAGCTCCCATTTCCGTGGGGGCTCCTATGGATAAACCAGTGATCCGCTTAGAAAGCCATCAGAACCAAACTAGGCTGCGGATTGATTTCCCCAAAGGTAAACGTCTGCGAGTTTTCACCTTGCCTAACCCGTTTCGATTGGTGATTGATTTGCGACCCGATGCCATGGTCAAGAAAGATATTCTCTGGGCACCTGGCATCCAGTGGCGTCAGCAGTTGATTAGTCTCAAAGATACTAGTTTCCCAGTGGTGTGGCTGGAGGTTGACCCCAAATCTAACCACTTGCGCCTCAGACCGATTGGCAGTAATGCTACGACGCAAGTGGGAACAGCTCCACTAATTAAAGCTGCTCAGTGGTGGCAAGCATCTGCTGCAATTAATGCTGGTTTTTTCAACCGTAACAACCAATTGCCCTTAGGAGCAATTCGCCGTGACAGTCGATGGTTATCCGGTCCAATTTTGAACCGGGGAGCGATCGCTTGGAATGATCGCGGTCACGTTAAACTAGGACGACTCAGCCTCAGCGAAACCTTAGTTACCTCAAACCGGAAACGTTTGCCAGTACTATTCGTCAACAGTGGTTATGTCAAAGCTGGCATTGCCCGCTACACTCGCGCCTTTGGACCAACCTACACTCCCTTAATTGATCATGAAATCATCGTAGTTGTCCAGAACAACTTGGTCACCGATCTCTTGCCTGGAGGAATTGCGGGTCAGCAAGCCTTTCGTATCCCCCCCAATGGTTATCTAGTTACCCTTAGAGCCAACAGCACAGCTGTTAATGATCTGAGTATTGGTACCCAAGTGCGAATTGAGGGGAGTACGTTTCCCGCTGACTTCAATGGCTACCCCCATATTCTTGGTGGTGGACCACTGCTACTACAAGATCAAAAAATTGTTTTAGATGGCAAATCGGAACAATTTAGTGATGCCTTTATTCAGCAGTCTGCTCCACGCAGTGCTATCGGAAGCACAGCTAATGGCACATTGATTATTGCTGCTTTTCACCATAGTCATACTCGACATGGCCCAACATTAAGGGAAACAGCTCAGTTGATGCAGAAATTGGGAGCCATTAATGCCCTCAATCTTGACGGGGGTAGCTCAACTGGACTTTATCTAGGTGGTCAACTCCTAGATCGGTCTCCCTATACAGCAGCACCAGTTAACAATGGTCTCGGCATCTTTTTTACACCTGTTCCCTAA
- a CDS encoding DegT/DnrJ/EryC1/StrS family aminotransferase produces MIFSKNPIQSELVGNKRGFIDTRFGRAKIPFEGYSLRFEFLKNQILELFDEVILSGKYTGRGNRVIALEKSIKDLWGTTGIATSSGTISLQIALMCAGINPGDEVIVPSLTFISTAYAVNAVGGIPVFVDIDPKTLTINPDAVLDSITSKTVAIIPVHMYGQMADMDRLLDIAKKYNLKIIEDCAQAHGATYHGNYAGSMGDFGCFSFYNGKNIGGLEDGGMITMQDAKNVSQVLRLCDLGRIPGNRYNHEVFGLRGRMGEFTAALINLELKFLEEWNQRRNYIANYYNAHFEGLPWGGDKRPVTLDIY; encoded by the coding sequence ATGATTTTTTCTAAAAACCCCATCCAATCAGAGCTAGTCGGGAATAAGCGCGGTTTTATAGACACTAGGTTCGGTAGAGCCAAAATTCCCTTTGAAGGGTATAGTCTTCGCTTTGAGTTTCTCAAAAACCAGATTCTTGAGTTATTTGACGAAGTCATTTTATCTGGAAAATATACAGGACGCGGAAATCGTGTTATTGCTCTTGAAAAATCGATAAAAGATTTATGGGGGACAACCGGAATTGCCACATCATCTGGAACTATCTCTTTGCAAATAGCACTCATGTGTGCTGGAATCAATCCAGGTGATGAAGTAATAGTACCTTCATTAACATTTATTTCAACAGCTTATGCTGTAAATGCAGTCGGAGGTATTCCAGTATTTGTAGATATAGACCCCAAAACACTAACCATTAATCCAGATGCAGTCTTGGATTCTATTACTAGCAAAACCGTAGCTATTATCCCAGTACATATGTATGGCCAAATGGCTGATATGGACAGATTACTGGATATAGCTAAAAAGTACAATCTAAAAATTATTGAAGATTGCGCACAAGCACATGGGGCTACTTATCATGGCAACTATGCTGGTAGTATGGGAGATTTTGGTTGTTTTTCTTTCTATAATGGCAAAAATATAGGCGGATTAGAAGATGGTGGCATGATAACAATGCAAGATGCCAAGAATGTATCACAAGTCCTTCGTTTATGTGATTTAGGTAGAATCCCTGGAAATCGTTATAATCACGAGGTGTTTGGGCTAAGAGGGCGTATGGGAGAGTTTACAGCGGCATTAATAAATTTAGAATTAAAATTCTTAGAAGAGTGGAACCAACGTCGTAATTATATTGCTAATTATTACAACGCTCATTTTGAGGGTTTACCCTGGGGGGGCGACAAGCGCCCCGTAACCCTTGATATATATTAA
- a CDS encoding glutamate synthase-related protein: MNNIDNQKNQEDLQQYHKRIPYPGQRWLVEERDACGVGFIASGQGIATHKLIEQALVALGCLEHRGGCSADQDSGDGAGLLTAIPWKLLEKWLTEQGIDQPPTEQLGVGMVFLPQDETLVRQGKSIVEEVLAQEGLKVLGWRVVPVRSEILGIQAKANQPHMEQLIVASEGEIGDELERLLFKTRCRIAKALKSQSTIRVPEDWYFCSFSSRTIVYKGMVRSEVLGEFYLDLKNPDYQSGFAVYHRRFSTNTMPKWPLAQPMRLLGHNGEINTLLGNVNWMIAREADLAHPVWEKGLKVEGSQTNLKPNNSLDEIKPIINPENSDSAILDNVFELLVQSGRSPLTGLMIMVPEAYQNQPDLDNYPEIVDFYEYYSGIQEAWDGPALLVFSDGKTVGASLDRNGLRPARYSITRDGYVVVASEVGVVDLPESEIVEKGRLGPGQMIAVDLESNEIIKNWDIKQRVAAQQPYGQWLKQYRVKLEPQPFTEAPEQEAAELLGQQTAFGYTAEDVEMIIQPMSTQGKEPTFCMGDDIPLAVLSNKPRLLYDYFKQRFAQVTNPPIDPLRESLVMSLSIELGERGNILEAKPEYAQLLKLETPVLNEAELAAVKASGFETAELSTLFEIATGPGGLEVAVNHLCDQAAESVRAGKTILILSDKTAGGLSENYSYIPPMLAIGAVHHHLISQGLRMKASIIVETAQCWSTHHYACLIGYGASAVCPYLTWESVRNWWANPKTQKLMAQGKLESLTIDQAQKNYRKAVEAGLLKILSKMGISLLSSYHGAQIFEGIGIGGDLLALAFKGTTSRLGGLSIADLAQEVMEFHKRAFPLSAKKLENFGFINYRPRGEYHMNSPAMAKALHKAVSSFVRDQSSNNGNGKNHKELDVSKLEVKPSSLDANKEAYDHYDVYRKLLEERPATALRDLLDFNSDQATIEIEEVEPVEEIVKRFCTGAMSLGSLSREAHETLAIAMNRIGGKSNSGEGGEDPVRFSILNDVDQTGHSQTLPHLKGLRNGDVASSAVKQVASGRFGVTPEYLMSGKQLEIKIAQGAKPGEGGQLPGKKVSPYIAKLRRSKPGVTLISPPPHHDIYSIEDLAQLIFDLHQINPQAKVSVKLVAEIGIGTVAAGVAKANADVIQISGHDGGTGASPLSSIKHAGVPWELGITEVHRILMENQLRDRVLLRVDGGLKTGWDVLMAALMGGEEYGFGSVSMIAEGCIMARICHTNQCPVGVATQQERLRQRFTGVPGHVVNFFYFVAEEVRSLLAKLGYRSLKDIIGRADLLKVREGLELTKTSMLNLDCLTQLPDTRTDRSWLNHKDVHSNGPVLDDQLLADADLTNAIQNHGSVTKDVEIVNTDRTVGARIAGVIAKQYGNSGFDGHITLNFKGAAGQSFGAFNLPSMTLILTGEANDYVGKGMHGGEIIIKPPADATYDPANNAIVGNTCLYGATGGTLFAHGGAGERFGVRNSKGYAVIEAAGDHCCEYMTGGVIVVLGKVGRNVGAGMTGGLAYFLDEEESFPAKVNQDVKIQRVISAAGEQQLKGLIQDHATRTASPKAHMILDNWSEYLPKFWQVVPPSEVDTPQANPDVAEERELVSSTVA; this comes from the coding sequence ATGAATAATATCGATAACCAGAAAAACCAGGAAGATCTACAACAGTATCACAAAAGGATACCCTATCCAGGTCAACGTTGGTTGGTGGAGGAACGAGATGCCTGTGGGGTTGGCTTTATTGCGTCTGGGCAGGGTATCGCTACCCATAAATTGATTGAACAAGCTCTAGTGGCACTGGGTTGTCTAGAACACCGGGGGGGGTGTAGTGCTGACCAAGATTCAGGGGATGGTGCAGGCTTATTGACTGCTATTCCCTGGAAACTGTTGGAAAAATGGTTGACCGAACAAGGAATTGACCAGCCTCCTACGGAGCAGTTGGGAGTTGGGATGGTATTCTTGCCTCAGGATGAGACGTTGGTGAGGCAAGGTAAGTCAATTGTTGAGGAAGTCCTTGCTCAAGAAGGCTTAAAGGTATTAGGCTGGCGTGTGGTACCAGTACGTTCCGAGATCCTGGGTATCCAAGCGAAAGCCAATCAACCCCATATGGAACAGTTGATCGTAGCCTCTGAAGGGGAGATAGGAGATGAACTGGAGCGTTTGCTGTTTAAAACTCGCTGTCGCATTGCTAAGGCACTAAAATCTCAGAGTACTATCCGAGTACCTGAGGATTGGTATTTTTGCTCCTTTTCCAGTCGCACGATTGTCTACAAAGGCATGGTGCGCTCAGAGGTACTTGGAGAGTTTTATTTAGACTTAAAAAATCCTGATTACCAGAGTGGGTTTGCTGTCTATCATCGACGCTTTAGCACCAATACTATGCCCAAGTGGCCCCTTGCTCAACCGATGCGCTTGTTGGGACATAATGGTGAGATTAACACTCTGTTGGGCAATGTCAACTGGATGATCGCCAGAGAGGCTGACTTGGCTCATCCGGTTTGGGAAAAAGGGTTGAAGGTTGAAGGTTCTCAAACCAACCTTAAACCAAATAACTCCTTAGATGAGATCAAGCCTATTATAAATCCAGAAAACAGTGACTCAGCCATCCTAGATAATGTATTTGAATTACTGGTGCAATCTGGACGCAGTCCTCTGACCGGATTAATGATCATGGTGCCGGAGGCTTACCAAAATCAGCCGGATTTGGATAACTATCCGGAAATTGTTGATTTTTATGAATACTACAGTGGAATTCAGGAAGCTTGGGATGGTCCAGCGCTATTAGTATTCAGTGATGGGAAAACAGTGGGAGCCAGCCTAGACCGAAATGGATTACGACCGGCTCGTTATAGCATTACCCGGGATGGCTATGTGGTGGTGGCATCAGAAGTGGGGGTAGTGGACTTGCCAGAATCCGAGATTGTGGAAAAGGGCAGACTCGGACCAGGGCAAATGATTGCTGTTGACCTGGAAAGCAACGAAATTATAAAAAACTGGGACATCAAGCAACGGGTGGCAGCTCAGCAACCCTATGGTCAATGGCTGAAGCAGTACCGTGTAAAATTGGAACCCCAACCCTTTACTGAGGCTCCTGAACAAGAGGCGGCTGAGTTACTGGGTCAGCAGACCGCTTTTGGCTACACTGCTGAGGATGTGGAGATGATCATCCAGCCGATGAGCACCCAAGGGAAAGAACCTACTTTCTGTATGGGAGATGATATTCCCTTGGCGGTACTCTCCAATAAGCCTCGGCTTCTCTATGACTATTTCAAACAACGGTTTGCCCAGGTCACTAACCCACCCATTGACCCTCTACGGGAAAGTTTGGTGATGTCGTTGAGTATAGAGCTGGGTGAGCGAGGGAATATATTAGAAGCTAAGCCGGAGTACGCCCAGTTGTTAAAGCTGGAAACCCCAGTACTCAATGAGGCGGAGTTGGCAGCGGTGAAAGCCTCAGGGTTTGAGACAGCTGAACTGTCTACTTTATTTGAAATTGCCACTGGTCCGGGGGGGCTAGAAGTAGCGGTGAATCATCTGTGTGACCAAGCCGCTGAGTCGGTAAGGGCTGGCAAAACGATTCTGATTTTGAGTGATAAAACTGCTGGAGGGCTTTCTGAAAACTACTCCTATATTCCACCGATGTTGGCTATAGGTGCGGTTCACCACCACCTGATCTCTCAAGGATTAAGGATGAAGGCATCGATTATTGTGGAAACGGCTCAATGTTGGAGTACTCATCACTATGCTTGCTTAATCGGTTATGGTGCATCAGCAGTTTGTCCGTATTTGACTTGGGAATCGGTGCGGAATTGGTGGGCTAATCCTAAAACTCAAAAATTGATGGCCCAGGGGAAACTGGAAAGCCTAACCATAGACCAAGCTCAGAAAAATTATCGCAAGGCGGTAGAAGCAGGTTTATTGAAAATCCTATCTAAGATGGGAATTTCCCTATTATCGTCTTACCATGGCGCTCAGATTTTTGAAGGAATTGGCATTGGTGGGGATTTATTGGCACTAGCGTTTAAGGGAACTACATCCCGGCTGGGAGGTTTGAGTATTGCTGATTTAGCTCAGGAAGTGATGGAGTTTCACAAACGGGCTTTCCCCCTGAGTGCTAAGAAACTGGAAAACTTTGGCTTTATCAATTACCGTCCTCGGGGCGAGTATCACATGAACAGCCCTGCAATGGCTAAAGCCCTACACAAGGCGGTTTCCTCTTTCGTCCGTGACCAATCCTCTAACAATGGTAACGGTAAAAATCACAAAGAGTTGGACGTTAGCAAGTTGGAGGTTAAACCTTCAAGCCTTGACGCTAACAAAGAAGCTTACGACCACTACGATGTCTATCGCAAACTGTTGGAAGAGCGTCCAGCAACTGCACTACGAGATTTGTTGGACTTTAACAGCGACCAAGCTACGATTGAGATCGAGGAAGTAGAACCTGTTGAGGAAATTGTCAAGCGCTTTTGTACCGGCGCGATGTCCCTAGGCTCTCTATCCCGAGAAGCTCACGAAACTCTAGCTATTGCGATGAACCGGATTGGCGGTAAATCCAACAGTGGTGAAGGGGGAGAAGACCCAGTGCGCTTCAGCATTCTGAATGATGTGGATCAGACTGGTCATTCTCAGACTCTACCTCACTTAAAGGGATTACGTAATGGGGATGTTGCTTCTTCTGCGGTTAAACAAGTAGCATCTGGTCGTTTTGGAGTAACCCCAGAGTACCTGATGAGTGGGAAGCAGTTAGAAATTAAGATTGCTCAAGGTGCTAAGCCAGGGGAAGGGGGTCAGTTACCAGGTAAAAAGGTCAGTCCCTACATTGCTAAGCTGCGGCGTTCCAAGCCAGGGGTAACTCTAATTTCCCCACCACCCCATCATGATATCTATTCAATTGAAGACCTAGCTCAGCTGATTTTTGATTTGCATCAGATTAACCCTCAAGCTAAGGTATCTGTAAAGTTGGTGGCAGAAATTGGCATTGGAACTGTTGCGGCTGGGGTAGCTAAAGCGAATGCGGATGTAATCCAAATTTCTGGTCATGATGGGGGTACTGGAGCATCTCCCCTGAGTTCGATTAAGCACGCTGGAGTGCCTTGGGAACTGGGAATCACTGAAGTACATCGGATCTTGATGGAAAACCAACTACGCGATCGCGTTTTGTTGCGGGTAGATGGTGGCTTAAAAACTGGTTGGGACGTACTGATGGCTGCCTTGATGGGAGGAGAAGAGTACGGTTTCGGTTCGGTATCGATGATTGCTGAAGGTTGCATTATGGCACGGATTTGCCATACCAATCAATGTCCCGTAGGGGTTGCTACTCAGCAAGAACGCCTGCGCCAGCGCTTTACTGGGGTTCCAGGCCACGTGGTCAACTTCTTCTACTTTGTGGCTGAGGAAGTGCGATCGCTTCTTGCCAAACTAGGTTACCGTTCCTTAAAGGATATCATTGGTCGGGCTGATCTACTCAAAGTTCGGGAGGGCCTTGAGTTGACTAAGACATCTATGTTGAATCTAGATTGTCTGACTCAGCTGCCTGATACTCGCACAGACCGCAGTTGGCTCAACCATAAGGATGTCCACAGCAATGGACCAGTCCTAGATGATCAACTGCTGGCTGACGCTGACCTGACGAATGCGATTCAAAACCATGGGTCTGTGACTAAAGATGTTGAGATTGTAAACACTGACCGTACTGTAGGGGCTCGAATTGCTGGGGTAATTGCCAAGCAGTATGGTAACAGTGGTTTCGATGGACACATTACTCTCAACTTCAAGGGAGCTGCGGGTCAAAGCTTTGGTGCCTTTAACCTCCCAAGTATGACCCTGATTTTAACTGGTGAAGCGAATGACTATGTAGGCAAAGGGATGCATGGTGGTGAAATTATTATCAAACCACCAGCTGATGCCACCTACGACCCGGCTAACAATGCGATTGTAGGTAACACCTGCCTCTACGGTGCCACTGGTGGAACATTATTTGCCCATGGCGGTGCTGGTGAGCGGTTTGGTGTGCGCAACTCTAAAGGCTATGCTGTGATTGAGGCAGCTGGTGATCACTGCTGTGAATACATGACCGGTGGTGTAATTGTAGTCTTAGGGAAAGTGGGACGCAATGTCGGTGCTGGTATGACTGGTGGTTTAGCCTACTTCCTAGATGAAGAGGAGAGTTTTCCCGCCAAAGTGAACCAGGATGTCAAGATTCAACGGGTGATTTCAGCGGCTGGAGAGCAGCAGTTGAAAGGCTTAATTCAAGACCATGCCACTCGGACTGCTAGCCCGAAAGCTCACATGATTCTGGACAACTGGTCTGAATATCTGCCCAAATTCTGGCAAGTGGTACCACCTTCTGAGGTGGATACTCCTCAAGCCAATCCTGATGTGGCAGAGGAACGGGAGTTAGTTTCTTCCACAGTAGCCTAA